A stretch of Telopea speciosissima isolate NSW1024214 ecotype Mountain lineage chromosome 11, Tspe_v1, whole genome shotgun sequence DNA encodes these proteins:
- the LOC122644754 gene encoding probable folate-biopterin transporter 6 has product MDSSETQELTKEHTTDQSDKFLYHQKSHLSPPRQNHSPTTFLIIIREPFQWLHMLCRELNTSFVIGVVIVYGFSQGFSFSFFRVVSDYYWKDVQKVQPSSVQLFIGFYYIPWLMKPIWGLLTDVFPFRGYQRRPYFIVAGVIGFASALTVAITAKLSVLMALLCLIGVTAGVAIADVMIDACTARNSIEKPALAPDMQSLCMFCSSVGALIGYSTSGMFVHHLGSQASLGVLAMPALLLVLLGFFIYELRSNRPCEKKVSEFDKWDNFSQFVRF; this is encoded by the exons ATGGATTCCTCTGAAACCCAAGAACTCACAAAAGAACATACCACAGATCAATCAGACAAGTTCTTATATCACCAAAAGagccatctctctcctcctcgtCAAAACCATTCACCAACAACCTTCCTCATCATCATCCGTGAACCTTTCCAATGGCTCCATATGCTCTGCAGAGAACTAAACACAAGCTTTGTTATAGGTGTTGTCATAGTCTATGGTTTCAGCCAAGGtttctctttttcattcttTAGGGTTGTCTCAGATTACTATTGGAAAGATGTCCAAAAGGTTCAACCCTCTTCAGTTCAACTCTTCATAGGATTTTATTACATCCCTTGGCTTATGAAACCAATTTGGGGACTCCTCACAGATGTCTTCCCTTTCAGAGGTTACCAGCGCCGACCGTATTTCATCGTCGCCGGTGTTATAGGCTTTGCTTCAGCACTTACAGTTGCTATTACTGCTAAATTATCAGTCCTAATGGCATTGCTTTGTCTGATTGGAGTTACTGCCGGAGTGGCAATCGCCGATGTAATGATCGATGCTTGTACTGCAAGGAATAGTATCGAAAAACCGGCATTGGCGCCGGACATGCAGAGCCTTTGTATGTTCTGCTCATCTGTTGGTGCCTTAATTGGGTATTCCACTAGTGGCATGTTTGTTCATCATTTAGGGTCTCAG GCATCATTGGGAGTTTTGGCAATGCCTGCTTTACTACTGGTCTTGCTAGGTTTCTTCATTTATGAATTGAGAAGCAATCGCCCATGTGAAAAGAAG GTATCTGAATTTGACAAATGGGACAACTTTAGTCAGTTTGTCCGATTCTAG